In Phorcysia thermohydrogeniphila, the DNA window GCTCCCGTAAAGACGGAAGAGGTTGTCGGTTCTGCAACTTCTCCGTATATGTAGGCTCTACTTCCCTTTATGTAGTAGACCATATCGCTTGTCCTATCAAAGACTAATCCGAAAGTTAAGTAGTAGAACCTTCTGTCAGAAACGAACTCTGAGTAGTGGCTGAATGTAGGCCTGATTCCGACGATTATTTGCTTGACTTTCTCAGGGTCCAAGTAGGAAGTTAGGGATATGGGAATGCTAACCATTCTGAGGTTATACTTACCGAGCACTTTGTTGTCTTCTACGTATTCTATGTCCTCACCCTTAGCCCAAGAGATGCCGGCGTTTAAGTCTATGTCGTTTTCTATGATTCTGTAGAGTTTTGTGTAGATGAAGGCATTTTTCCAGTGATTATCAGTTCCGAACCAGCGGGTATACCCTACGTAGAGCCTGTGTCCCATTCCAAATAGGTTGTAATCTCTTACCTCCATTCCGGCCTTGTAGGTTCCGTCAGCCTTTAACCTCACACGCGGAATTGGGACAATCGGAAACCTCTCCTTAAAGCGGAGCTTTATTACTACTTTCCCGTCAACTTCCTTTATCTCAGGCACAACTTTGTAAAAGAGGTGGGTGTTGAGGAGGTTCCTTATTGATTTCTTTAACTTCTCCTTAGAAAACTCCTCACCTTCGTGTATTAGGAGCTCCTTTCTAACGAGAGCTTTTTTGGTCCATTTAAGGCCTACTATTTCAATTTTTGAAACTGTTTTACCGTATCCACTGAGGGGAAAGAGAACTGCAAGGAGGAAAATGATGAGCTTCTTCATTGTTTCCTCATCAGAAGGAAAAGGAGGAAGGAGAACAGTGAAAACGCTAAGCTTATGAGAAGGCTTGTCCCCAAGGGAAAGTAGAAAGCGAAATTATCCTTCTTTATGTAAATGTCTCCCGGTAGTTTTCCTATTGGAATGTTCCACTTTGAGACAGCCATTATGACAACGCCCGTGATGACGAGAAAAACACCCGTGTAGATAAGAACCTTTCCTACTTCTTCCATCTTTCCTTCTCTTGTGATAGACCTTTTAATCAAAGATATAGCAAACGAGAAGCTAAAGCAATGTTAAAATACGCTGAAGGTAGAAATAATCGTTTGACGGGGTGAAAATGAAAAAGACCCTTCTCGGTAACGAGGCAATTGCTTGGGGACTGCTTTATGCAGGTGTTGATTTTATGGCTGCCTATCCCGGAACGCCAAGTTCTGAAATCCTTGAGACCTACCAGAAGCTCATAAAGCAAATGAACCTACCTGCCTATGCTGAGTGGTCTACAAATGAAAAGGTTGCCTATGAGGTAGCTTACGCCGCAGCTATTACTGGAAAGAGGGCTGCCTGCGGAATGAAGATGGTTGGGCTTAACGTCGCTTCAGATGCCATGATGAGCAGCGCCTACATCGGTAACAGGGGAGGATTCCTCATAATATCTGCCGACGACCCCGGCTTTTACAGCTCTCAAACGGAGCAGGATTCCCGTTATTTTGCTAAGTTTGCAAGAATTCCAGCTCTTGACCCTTCAAGTCCTCAGGACGCTTTCAGGTTGGCAGTTGTCGGCGTAAATCTCTCTGAGAAGTTTGAGATACCTGTGTTACTTAGACCCGTCCTGAGGGTCTGCCACGGAAGGCAGATTGTTGAGATTCCAGATTTTGAGTTTAAAGCCAAAAAAGGAAGTTTTGAGAGGGATATAGAAAGGTGGGCTGCTGTCCCGAGGAATCCCCGTCTGAAGCAGGGATACGAACTTTTAAGGAAGCTGAGAGAAATTTCAGAGTTTAACTATGAAGAGTTTTTAAAACCTCAGATTGAGAAGTTAAAGGGAGAAGAGCTCCTCATAGTTGCCTCTGGCACTCCTTATGCCTACGTCCTTGAGGTCTTAGAGGACACCGGATTGAAGGCAGACGTTCTGAAGGTTGATATGCCAACTCCCCTTCCCGTTGACAGGTTGAAAGAGGTGATTTCCTCTTACTCTACTGTAGTTGTTTTTGAGGAGACCTATCCCCTCATTGAGGAGCAGATAAAGCACCTTGGAAACGTTAAAGGAAAGTTAACTGGAGACGTTTTTGAGATAGATGAAGCAACCCATGAGAGGGTAGCAGAAAGCCTTCAAAAGCTCGGTTATCTTAAAAAGAACGTTTACGTTGGCAAGAAATACGATAAGGAGCTCCCACCGAGAGCTCCCTCTCTCTGTCCCGGTTGCCCCCACAGGACTGTCTTCTACGCCATGAAAAGGGTCTTTGGTAACAAGGCTATTTATCCTTCTGACATTGGTTGTTATACACTTGGGCTAAATCAGAAAGCCGTTGATACTGTTCTCTGTATGGGAGCTTCTGTTGGCCTTGCCTGTGGATTTTCAAAGTCTGACA includes these proteins:
- a CDS encoding POTRA domain-containing protein encodes the protein MKKLIIFLLAVLFPLSGYGKTVSKIEIVGLKWTKKALVRKELLIHEGEEFSKEKLKKSIRNLLNTHLFYKVVPEIKEVDGKVVIKLRFKERFPIVPIPRVRLKADGTYKAGMEVRDYNLFGMGHRLYVGYTRWFGTDNHWKNAFIYTKLYRIIENDIDLNAGISWAKGEDIEYVEDNKVLGKYNLRMVSIPISLTSYLDPEKVKQIIVGIRPTFSHYSEFVSDRRFYYLTFGLVFDRTSDMVYYIKGSRAYIYGEVAEPTTSSVFTGALFFHWENNIHVNYVDTYSCSFSAGTKVGYSEGFFVNSGIPGYKSEKTINKRFLRWNFSLKKAIVGKSVFLRPNLTVGDAFKSRPDDLLIAPGFELTAFWAKLADGIISLKFSKGIGKGSDTQTNFRFDFRW
- a CDS encoding DUF2905 domain-containing protein — its product is MEEVGKVLIYTGVFLVITGVVIMAVSKWNIPIGKLPGDIYIKKDNFAFYFPLGTSLLISLAFSLFSFLLFLLMRKQ
- a CDS encoding thiamine pyrophosphate-dependent enzyme is translated as MKKTLLGNEAIAWGLLYAGVDFMAAYPGTPSSEILETYQKLIKQMNLPAYAEWSTNEKVAYEVAYAAAITGKRAACGMKMVGLNVASDAMMSSAYIGNRGGFLIISADDPGFYSSQTEQDSRYFAKFARIPALDPSSPQDAFRLAVVGVNLSEKFEIPVLLRPVLRVCHGRQIVEIPDFEFKAKKGSFERDIERWAAVPRNPRLKQGYELLRKLREISEFNYEEFLKPQIEKLKGEELLIVASGTPYAYVLEVLEDTGLKADVLKVDMPTPLPVDRLKEVISSYSTVVVFEETYPLIEEQIKHLGNVKGKLTGDVFEIDEATHERVAESLQKLGYLKKNVYVGKKYDKELPPRAPSLCPGCPHRTVFYAMKRVFGNKAIYPSDIGCYTLGLNQKAVDTVLCMGASVGLACGFSKSDTEKPIVATVGDSTFLHAGIPPLIDAVANKHRFILVIMDNSTVAMTGLQPTPERIGNVSIPKIVEGCGVKPLILNYDGTIKSTLEFFRKVKETYEKANGPVVAVVNEFCTFDKERVKLPGKFAKVDQDKCTGCGHCIREFGCPAFRWNEEGKVEVDPYFCVGCGVCLSDLCPFDAFVEDKR